A window of the Rhodoferax sp. GW822-FHT02A01 genome harbors these coding sequences:
- a CDS encoding response regulator transcription factor, with the protein MTAKTSILLVDDDAEITELLGEYLTRFNYEVHCASDGPSMREQLRRHNVDLVVLDIMLPGADGLMLAREIRRQTRTPIIMLTARTSTLDRILGLENGADDYMSKPFEPRELVARIQSVLRRSQGPQPEEAVASSEVVVFDGWELHRNLRTLVSPTGLVVALSNAEFRLLNTFLSTPRRLLSRDQLMEQARGRAMDAFERSIDLLVSRLRHKLADDSREVSMIKTIRGAGYMFNVQSVQGRVAWRA; encoded by the coding sequence ATGACTGCAAAAACCTCCATCCTTCTGGTCGACGACGACGCCGAGATCACCGAGCTGTTGGGTGAATACCTCACCCGATTCAACTACGAGGTACATTGCGCCAGCGACGGGCCAAGCATGCGCGAGCAGTTGAGGCGCCACAACGTGGACTTGGTGGTGTTGGACATCATGTTGCCCGGCGCGGACGGCCTGATGCTGGCACGGGAGATCCGCCGCCAGACCCGCACGCCCATCATCATGCTGACGGCCCGCACCTCCACCCTGGACCGTATCCTGGGTCTGGAAAACGGTGCGGACGACTACATGAGCAAACCCTTCGAACCCCGCGAACTGGTTGCGCGCATCCAGTCCGTTCTGCGGCGCTCGCAAGGCCCGCAACCGGAGGAGGCCGTGGCGTCCAGCGAAGTGGTGGTATTTGATGGCTGGGAACTGCACCGCAATCTGCGCACCCTGGTCTCCCCCACCGGCCTGGTGGTGGCCTTGTCCAATGCGGAGTTCCGCCTGCTCAACACCTTTCTTTCAACACCACGCAGACTGCTCAGCCGAGACCAGTTGATGGAGCAGGCCCGTGGCCGGGCCATGGACGCGTTTGAGCGCAGCATCGATCTGCTGGTGTCGCGTCTGCGCCATAAGCTGGCCGACGATTCCCGCGAGGTCTCGATGATCAAGACCATACGCGGTGCGGGCTATATGTTCAACGTGCAGTCCGTGCAGGGAAGGGTCGCGTGGCGCGCTTGA
- a CDS encoding ATP-binding protein: MALLLSVVAIASHVLALSLLFEFRPEPWGGVHPPPHPMPPPPHGSPLQGMLMDISVRLSAVLLAAWVGARWLAAPMHRLAQATRELAGNIHRAPITPQGTRECREATSMINQLQAHICTQLEERDQFVAAVSHDLRTPLTRLALRVESLNNEHDRQRLGRDIAEMDQMIRATLDYLRGAAEAEPWVELDLRSLVESQVHDSQDCGDAVAMVQTTAEQHYALPIKAQVSAIRRSIANVMDNAVRYGGGAEIILQRIGSEVSLCICDRGPGIPPEALDKVLLPFYRVESSRNRHTGGVGLGLATANDIVKRHGGTFALSNRSGGGLQVEMRFPATT, encoded by the coding sequence TTGGCACTTCTGCTGAGCGTAGTGGCCATTGCCAGCCATGTACTGGCGCTTTCCCTGCTCTTCGAATTCCGCCCCGAGCCATGGGGTGGCGTGCATCCGCCACCACACCCTATGCCCCCTCCCCCGCACGGTTCGCCGCTGCAAGGCATGCTGATGGACATCAGCGTGCGCCTGAGCGCGGTGTTGCTGGCGGCCTGGGTAGGTGCACGCTGGCTGGCGGCCCCCATGCATCGGCTGGCGCAGGCCACACGCGAATTGGCCGGCAATATCCATCGCGCGCCCATCACACCGCAAGGAACCCGCGAATGCCGGGAGGCCACCAGCATGATCAATCAGCTGCAGGCGCATATATGCACCCAGTTGGAAGAACGTGACCAGTTTGTTGCCGCCGTGTCGCATGACTTGCGCACACCGCTAACCCGGCTGGCGCTGCGTGTGGAGTCCCTGAACAACGAGCACGACCGACAGCGTCTGGGCAGGGACATTGCCGAGATGGACCAGATGATCCGCGCCACATTGGACTATCTGCGCGGCGCGGCTGAGGCGGAACCCTGGGTGGAGCTGGACCTGCGCTCCCTGGTGGAAAGCCAGGTACACGATAGCCAGGATTGCGGTGATGCCGTTGCGATGGTGCAGACCACCGCCGAGCAGCATTACGCGCTGCCTATCAAGGCCCAAGTCTCCGCCATACGCCGAAGCATTGCCAATGTCATGGACAACGCCGTGCGTTACGGCGGAGGCGCCGAAATCATCCTGCAACGCATTGGCTCCGAGGTGAGCCTGTGCATCTGCGACCGCGGCCCTGGCATACCGCCCGAGGCCCTGGACAAGGTTTTGCTGCCCTTCTACCGAGTGGAGTCCTCACGCAACCGCCACACCGGGGGTGTGGGACTGGGCCTAGCCACAGCAAACGACATTGTCAAACGCCATGGCGGTACGTTCGCACTCAGCAACCGATCCGGCGGCGGCCTGCAGGTGGAAATGCGCTTTCCCGCAACGACCTGA